The window GGAGAGTGCGCTGGCGCTGTTGTCGCGCCGTGATCACGGTGAACATGAACTGGGGCAGAAACTGCAACAAAAGGGCTACCCCGAGCAGGAGATCGCTCAAGCGATTGCATTTTGTCTTGAGCACCGCTTTCTCGATGATCTGCGCTTTGCTCACAGTCAGGTACGCCAGCACATCAGTAAAGGCCATGGTGAGCGGCGCATTCGTCAGGAGCTGCAGCAAAAAAGGGTCAACACTGACCTGA is drawn from Vibrio sp. CDRSL-10 TSBA and contains these coding sequences:
- the recX gene encoding recombination regulator RecX — its product is MFGKSSPRSCQESALALLSRRDHGEHELGQKLQQKGYPEQEIAQAIAFCLEHRFLDDLRFAHSQVRQHISKGHGERRIRQELQQKRVNTDLIDQALAEEGTDWFELARQTAQKKFSDLRGRDAKEYAKRVRFLQYCGFSFDQIQYALSDETE